The Hoplias malabaricus isolate fHopMal1 chromosome 9, fHopMal1.hap1, whole genome shotgun sequence genome contains a region encoding:
- the LOC136706966 gene encoding pulmonary surfactant-associated protein D-like, which translates to MASFKHCIWLLLLMEIVQIHCAVAQTQQPKPLTCPLYAGVPGTPGHNGHNGRDGKDGPVGPKGQKGETGSSVVGPPGKKGPSGDVGARGPSGEKGQKGEQGTGAKGPPGATGPTGVKGQKGDPGPTGPSVTGAPGNKGSKGDVGARGPSGEKGQKGEQGTGARGPPGVTGPLGSKGQKGDPGATANVQEATVIKTLLSDVQKLQASVSMLETVMSFRIFRKVGQKYLVSNGLVNTFDIGQSHCSGFKGALAIPRNEQENQAVFYMLRFFSETQTVWLGAKKVQPTGSQLVDTKGQKVTYNKWHPGQPNSSGEDCVCMGPSDQWHDYHCKSQNLIICEF; encoded by the exons ATGGCTTCGTTCAAACACTGCATTTGGTTGTTGTTGCTTATGGAAATCGTCCAGATACATTGTGCcgtggctcagacacagcagcccAAGCCTTTAACCTGTCCACTGTATGCAGGGGTCCCAGGGACCCCGGGACACAACGGCCACAATGGAAGAGATGGTAAAGACGGGCCTGTGGGACCCAAGGGACAGAAAGGAGAGACAG GATCCTCAGTGGTTGGACCACCCGGAAAGAAGGGGCCAAGCGGTGATGTGGGAGCCAGGGGACCAAGTGGAGAGAAAGgacagaaaggagagcaag GAACAGGAGCCAAAGGACCACCCGGAGCAACAGGTCCTACAGGAGTTAAAGGACAAAAGGGAGATCCAGGACCAACAG GGCCCTCAGtgaccggagcacctggaaatAAAGGTTCAAAGGGTGATGTGGGAGCCCGGGGACCAAGTGGAGAGAAAGgacagaaaggagagcaag GAACAGGAGCGAGGGGACCCCCCGGAGTGACAGGTCCTCTGGGGTCTAAAGGACAAAAGGGAGATCCAGGAGCAACAG CAAATGTGCAGGAGGCTACTGTGATCAAGACTTTGCTGTCGGATGTCCAGAAGCTTCAGGCCAGTGTTTCCATGTTGGAGACAG TTATGAGTTTTCGCATCTTCAGGAAGGTGGGGCAGAAGTACTTGGTCAGCAACGGCTTGGTCAACACGTTTGACATTGGACAAAGCCACTGCAGCGGCTTTAAAGGAGCTCTCGCTATACCCAGGAATGAGCAGGAGAACCAGGCAGTTTTCTACATGCTCAGATTCTTCTCTGAGACTCAGACAGTCTGGCTGGGGGCTAAGAAGGTCCAGCCAACCGGGAGTCAGTTAGTGGACACCAAGGGACAGAAAGTCACCTACAACAAGTGGCACCCGGGCCAGCCGAACAGCAGCGGCGAagactgtgtctgtatgggaCCCAGTGACCAGTGGCATGATTATCACTGTAAAAGCCAAAACCTCATTATCTGTGAGTTTTAG
- the LOC136706967 gene encoding cerebellin-1-like isoform X2 encodes MMRSILCLASVWALWWRSEDQGMMSQSLNVTKELSRLGNLEEKLKTLEEVIGELRTENKEQAEILADLHRNVTQNTGHKVAFSAFVLDSSQGHANIGPFETLTTVIYKHVFTNIGQAYDPNLGVFTAPLKGVYDFRVSSKAQGNSECLILMGLFKNDAHVTSIFANQNTGVYSASNGVTLSLEKGDRISVRLYPSAWIFDNGAHHHSSFSGHLLFPL; translated from the exons ATGATGAGGTCCATCTTGTGTTTAGCCTCGGTTTGGGCGTTATGGTGGCGCTCCGAGGACCAGGGTATGATGTCACAGAGTCTTAATGTCACAAAGGAGCTGAGCCGACTCGGCAATCTAGAGGAGAAGCTCAAAACCCTGGAGGAGGTGATCGGAGAACTCCGGACAGAGAACAAAG agcaggcaGAAATCTTGGCAGATTTGCATAGGAACGTGACGCAGAACACAG GTCACAAGGTGGCATTCTCTGCCTTCGTGCTGGATTCTTCTCAAGGACATGCCAATATTGGACCCTTTGAGACATTAACCACAGTCATCTATAAACACGTGTTTACAAACATCGGACAGGCTTACGACCCAAACTTAG GGGTTTTCACAGCTCCTCTGAAGGGCGTCTATGATTTCCGGGTGTCTTCCAAAGCGCAAGGAAACTCtgaatgtttaattttaatgggtttgtttaaaaatgatgcTCACGTTACATCTATTTTCGCCAACCAAAACACTGGTGTGTACAGCGCCTCCAACGGCGTGACTCTGTCTCTGGAGAAAGGAGACCGCATCTCTGTCCGTCTCTACCCTTCCGCCTGGATTTTCGACAACGGCGCCCACCACCACAGCTCCTTCAGCGGACATCTGCTCTTCCCGCTGTAG
- the LOC136706967 gene encoding uncharacterized protein isoform X1, whose amino-acid sequence MMRSILCLASVWALWWRSEDQGMMSQSLNVTKELSRLGNLEEKLKTLEEVIGELRTENKDMELVWTNIIIQEISYCEELVCSPRVRVDFLWVLRFPPTVQKHTLDPLTPSLDFLGELCKIRTLEEKLKNMEKEMKKMKELNTEQAEILADLHRNVTQNTGHKVAFSAFVLDSSQGHANIGPFETLTTVIYKHVFTNIGQAYDPNLGVFTAPLKGVYDFRVSSKAQGNSECLILMGLFKNDAHVTSIFANQNTGVYSASNGVTLSLEKGDRISVRLYPSAWIFDNGAHHHSSFSGHLLFPL is encoded by the exons ATGATGAGGTCCATCTTGTGTTTAGCCTCGGTTTGGGCGTTATGGTGGCGCTCCGAGGACCAGGGTATGATGTCACAGAGTCTTAATGTCACAAAGGAGCTGAGCCGACTCGGCAATCTAGAGGAGAAGCTCAAAACCCTGGAGGAGGTGATCGGAGAACTCCGGACAGAGAACAAAG ATATGGAACTCGTTTGGACTAATATTATAATCCAAGAAATCTcatactgtgaggagttggtgtgttctccccgtgtccgcgtggatttcctctgggtgctccggtttcctcccacagtccaaaaacacacgttg GATCCTCTGACTCCGAGCTTGGACTTTCTGGGAGAACTGTGCAAGATCAGAACTCTGGAGGAGAAACTGAAAAACATGGAGAAGGAAATGAAGAAGATGAAGGAACTCAACACAG agcaggcaGAAATCTTGGCAGATTTGCATAGGAACGTGACGCAGAACACAG GTCACAAGGTGGCATTCTCTGCCTTCGTGCTGGATTCTTCTCAAGGACATGCCAATATTGGACCCTTTGAGACATTAACCACAGTCATCTATAAACACGTGTTTACAAACATCGGACAGGCTTACGACCCAAACTTAG GGGTTTTCACAGCTCCTCTGAAGGGCGTCTATGATTTCCGGGTGTCTTCCAAAGCGCAAGGAAACTCtgaatgtttaattttaatgggtttgtttaaaaatgatgcTCACGTTACATCTATTTTCGCCAACCAAAACACTGGTGTGTACAGCGCCTCCAACGGCGTGACTCTGTCTCTGGAGAAAGGAGACCGCATCTCTGTCCGTCTCTACCCTTCCGCCTGGATTTTCGACAACGGCGCCCACCACCACAGCTCCTTCAGCGGACATCTGCTCTTCCCGCTGTAG